The region TATCTATGATTTGTTTTTTAATTTACATCACAATCAAGAGAATGTCATTCTTGATATTGAAAGCCATAATGATAATTTGTTAAGATCAATATCCAGTGAAATTACTTTTGAAAACCAGCACATCAAGGTTGACCGAAATTATTTTCAGAGTCAAATTATAGAAGCATTGGATCATGATAAATCCATTATAATTTCAGGTGAAGGAGGTTCGGGCAAAACAGCTATATTAAAAGAATTTTATGAAAACAACAAGCAAAAGATTCCAATATGTATTTTTAAAGCTTCTGAACTCAATGTAATGAACGTTAATGATCTGTTTAATCTTGATCATCATTTCTCGTTCATAGATTTTTTACAGGCGTATGAATTAGAAGAAAAAAAAATATTTATTATTGATTCTGCGGAAAAAATGGCTGAGCTTACTCGATCTGATCTTTTGACCCATTTGATCAATACATTAAGTAGCAATGGATGGTTTTTAGTTTTTACCACAAGATTTTCTTACTTAAACGATTTATCCTTTCACATTAAAGAAAGCTACCAACTACCTTTCCAGGTTTTCAATGTGCCGTTACTTACTACTGATGAATTAGAAAAGTTATCACAGGAATACCATTTTTCTTTACCAGATAATTTCAATTTTTCACATCGTTTACATAATCTTTTTTACCTCAATGAATATCTTCGACATTATACCAATATAGATAAGAAAGGAAACTTTGAAAATTTTATTGATATATTATGGAAAAAGAAAATTCAAAATAACAATGTACAAAAAGACAATGTGCATTTGGAAAGAGATAAGTGTTTTATTGAACTTACTAAAGAAAGATGTAAAACCGGATTATTCTATATCAATACGAACAATTTATCTCCAGTTGCACTTTCGTTGCTGAAGCAAGATGAAATTTTAGGGTATAGCGAAATTCATGATGGATATTTTATTACCCATGATATCTATGAAGAATGGGCATTAAATAGAATAATCTCCCGAAGATACGCTAACTACGAAGATGTTGATGTTTTTTTTGAAGATATAGGAAGTTCTTTGCCTGTAAGGAGAGCCTTTAGATTATGGCTTTCAGAACAGCTGTTTTATTATGAAAATACTATAGAAAACTTCGTTCTGGAAATTTTTAAAAACCCTAATGTAAATCAATACTGGAAAGACGAATTGCTTGTCTCTGTTCTTTTATCTGATTACTCTCAAACATTCTTTACATTCTTTGAAAAAGAAATTGTTGCTAATGACTTTGAACTGTTGAGAAAGATTATATTTATAATTAGAACTGCATGTTCTGATATCTCTACAAACAAAGGATTTGATATAATAATACCAAAAGGGAAAGGTTGGGAGGTTTTAATCTCATTTATATACCGTCATAAAAAAGATTTTTTTGAGCAAAACCTTAAGCTTGTGGTTCCTTTATTAAAGCCATGGTGTTTGAATAATCCACAGGGTGAAACAACTAAAATTTCAGGACTGTTGGCTCTCAGTATAATCCAAAAAACGGAACATGAAAAGAATTTTTATATTCATGGCGAAGCGGAGGAGGAACTGGTAAAAATTATATTTAATGCTGCGGAGGAGTTAGTCGTAGAACTGAAAGAGATATTTGAAAAAGTAATTTTAAATCAATGGACTGCATATAATGATCCCTATGAAGGAATCTGTTCTAAAATATTAGAAAAACCATATTTAGCATTCCGATTAATAAGAGCATTGCCAGAATCCGTTATAGGACTATGCAACTTATTTTGGCGGAAAAAAATAGATGATGATTATGATAACTATAGTGTAGAAAGTAAATATGATCTTACGGACAAACACCGTTTTAATTACCATCCGGCCAGTGCCTACCAAACACCTACTTATTTATTGCTTGGTGGCGCTTTTAAAGAAACGCTCGAATTTATCATTGACTTTACAAATAAGTCTACAAAATCCTATCGACATTCTAATTACGGAGATGATATCGAGGAAGTCATTGTACATATTGACGACAAAGAAATTAAGCAGTATTTATGCTGGGCTTTTTGGGGGGCTTATCGTGGCATTAGTAGTCCTGTAGTTCCTTATCTACTGCAGTCTATGCATATGGCTCTTGAAAAAAAGCTTTTAGAATTGGCTCAGGATTTAGATGCTTCCATTATAGAAGTAATACTATTACAAATTATAGCCAAAACAGAATCTACATCATTAACTGCTGTTGTATCTAGTATTGTTTTGGCTTATCCGGATAAATTATATAATGTTGCCATAGTATTATTTAAAACACTTGAGTTTTTTGGTATTGATATGCATAGGTGTGTCAACGAATTTCAGACTAAAAGCCTATATTCTATTGGCAATGGATTAATGGATACTTATTATACGGATGAAAGATTAAAGACCTGTGAGGATAAACATAGAGGGACTTATTTGGAATCATTGTTGGTGAATTATCAGTTTTTCGGAGTTAAAGGTTTTACAAAAGATCAAAATGAGAGGTATATAGCCAAACTATATGAAATAATTGATAGTCATAAAAAAGCAGTGGCATTCCTATCGGGCGATAGTAAAATAACCGCTGAAATATTGTTATCCCGTGCGGATCGACGCATCATGAAACCGGAAATGAAAAAGATTAACGAGACGGAATATCATATTGAGTTGAATCCACAATTACCCCCTGATTTAAAAGAACATAGCGAACAGGCTGTTAAGCAATATGAAGATATTTATAAATATATACCACTAAAAATGTGGTCGGATTTTATTTTCAGGAAAAGGAATTCCGGACAAAATCAGAACTATCCGCAATATGATGAAAATCCAGTAAGAGCTTTAAAAGAAGCCAAACAATTACTCAACGATTTAAGTAGCAATGTACACCTATTGCCCTTGGATAGTTATACTCCTTACTTTGTCTGTGCCAACCTAATGATTAATCATAGGGATAAACTTTCTGAAGATGATAAATTATACTGCAAGGAGCTAATTCTGTTATCAATTTCGCGCTTGTTTGAAGATGAATATCATTATCATATTAGTGATGGTGTTGAAGCAGCCTTGCATGCGATACCTTCATTAATGGAAGAATATCCTGATGAAAAAGAAAACTTTATTTCATTAATGATATTTTCTCTTTTTGATGACACATCATTAGGAAATGCTCGTATATGTGATTACGTAATCAATACTATATATGAATCAGGTTTATGGGATAAA is a window of Candidatus Chryseobacterium colombiense DNA encoding:
- a CDS encoding ATP-binding protein; the protein is MNWNIFNLKYERRETWAFEQLSYLLFCTEFNNKIGLFRYKNQAGIETEYFTKDARNYGFQAKYYTTSLSQNKDNIIDSLKKAKRKNPELNSVYLYVNQELSESSKPNQKKPQYQLEIEKVAKDLELEIEWRVPSNLELQLALPENKYIYDLFFNLHHNQENVILDIESHNDNLLRSISSEITFENQHIKVDRNYFQSQIIEALDHDKSIIISGEGGSGKTAILKEFYENNKQKIPICIFKASELNVMNVNDLFNLDHHFSFIDFLQAYELEEKKIFIIDSAEKMAELTRSDLLTHLINTLSSNGWFLVFTTRFSYLNDLSFHIKESYQLPFQVFNVPLLTTDELEKLSQEYHFSLPDNFNFSHRLHNLFYLNEYLRHYTNIDKKGNFENFIDILWKKKIQNNNVQKDNVHLERDKCFIELTKERCKTGLFYINTNNLSPVALSLLKQDEILGYSEIHDGYFITHDIYEEWALNRIISRRYANYEDVDVFFEDIGSSLPVRRAFRLWLSEQLFYYENTIENFVLEIFKNPNVNQYWKDELLVSVLLSDYSQTFFTFFEKEIVANDFELLRKIIFIIRTACSDISTNKGFDIIIPKGKGWEVLISFIYRHKKDFFEQNLKLVVPLLKPWCLNNPQGETTKISGLLALSIIQKTEHEKNFYIHGEAEEELVKIIFNAAEELVVELKEIFEKVILNQWTAYNDPYEGICSKILEKPYLAFRLIRALPESVIGLCNLFWRKKIDDDYDNYSVESKYDLTDKHRFNYHPASAYQTPTYLLLGGAFKETLEFIIDFTNKSTKSYRHSNYGDDIEEVIVHIDDKEIKQYLCWAFWGAYRGISSPVVPYLLQSMHMALEKKLLELAQDLDASIIEVILLQIIAKTESTSLTAVVSSIVLAYPDKLYNVAIVLFKTLEFFGIDMHRCVNEFQTKSLYSIGNGLMDTYYTDERLKTCEDKHRGTYLESLLVNYQFFGVKGFTKDQNERYIAKLYEIIDSHKKAVAFLSGDSKITAEILLSRADRRIMKPEMKKINETEYHIELNPQLPPDLKEHSEQAVKQYEDIYKYIPLKMWSDFIFRKRNSGQNQNYPQYDENPVRALKEAKQLLNDLSSNVHLLPLDSYTPYFVCANLMINHRDKLSEDDKLYCKELILLSISRLFEDEYHYHISDGVEAALHAIPSLMEEYPDEKENFISLMIFSLFDDTSLGNARICDYVINTIYESGLWDKDFGTVNNILLGFIKLKPIFKEICDNQKQDNIFVRRIQKKQIFQKLREALGDFSLSNILYDIRDIDLLDIFDLEIVYQLIPTTTNDQRHLEIIKRSLPTIIPQLLEDKKESKQGRSSSHSNIYLVRLYIFRKLANLILEQGLSEIDLLLKPFVEQFTISKEMAAFLDEVVGAADKNDRQEQFWYVWNQFYPRVIAIGIIKDNSYVHEILKSYLLAWDWWREDAKQWHSLRKENLRFYDDIIRDLGSNPSILYCISKVLNSIASQFGTEGIDWLYRIISNNTVLQLRNLEVKTLQYLEKFLRTFIFQNRQKIKKGARLKNKVIIILDFVIERGSVHGYLLRESIL